A region of Myxococcus stipitatus DSM 14675 DNA encodes the following proteins:
- the xerD gene encoding site-specific tyrosine recombinase XerD: protein MEGLLDAFIAFIRAERGLSGKTVDAYAADLTAYFEDLRSRGVEDVIRARQEDVTAHLSSLSKAGLGKRSQARHLAALRGFHRFLVAERLADKDPTEDVDTPRSARKLPSFLTLEEVEQLLAAPDERTSAGLRDKAMVEVLYATGLRVSELCGLGVNDVQLSAGYLVAKGKGAKERIVPLGRQAVEKVKEYLATSRPAMLGRRESRALFVTPRGSGFTRQGFWKLLKRYALKAGILKPLSPHKLRHSFATHLVERGADLRAVQQMLGHADLSTTQIYTHVNSARLRSVYDEFHPRSDVFVPKAKKQRAGS, encoded by the coding sequence ATGGAAGGGTTGCTCGACGCATTCATCGCCTTCATCCGCGCGGAGCGCGGGTTGTCCGGCAAGACGGTGGATGCCTATGCGGCGGACTTGACGGCCTACTTCGAGGACCTGCGCTCGCGGGGCGTCGAGGACGTGATTCGGGCCCGTCAGGAGGATGTGACGGCGCACCTGTCGTCGCTGTCGAAGGCGGGGCTGGGCAAGCGGAGTCAGGCCCGGCATCTGGCCGCGCTCCGAGGCTTCCACCGCTTCCTGGTGGCCGAGCGGCTGGCGGACAAGGACCCGACGGAGGACGTGGATACGCCGCGCTCGGCGCGCAAGCTTCCGTCCTTCCTGACGCTGGAGGAGGTGGAGCAGCTGCTGGCCGCGCCGGACGAGCGCACCTCCGCGGGGCTTCGCGACAAGGCGATGGTGGAGGTGCTCTACGCCACGGGGCTGCGCGTCAGCGAGCTGTGTGGCCTGGGGGTCAACGACGTGCAGCTGAGCGCGGGCTACCTGGTGGCGAAGGGCAAGGGCGCCAAGGAGCGCATCGTCCCGCTGGGGCGTCAGGCGGTGGAGAAGGTGAAGGAGTATCTGGCGACGTCGCGCCCGGCGATGCTGGGCCGGCGTGAGTCCCGTGCGCTGTTCGTGACGCCCCGGGGGAGTGGCTTCACCCGGCAGGGCTTCTGGAAGCTGCTCAAGCGCTACGCGCTGAAGGCAGGCATCCTCAAGCCCTTGTCACCGCACAAGCTGCGGCACTCCTTCGCCACGCACCTGGTGGAGCGCGGCGCGGACCTGCGGGCCGTGCAGCAGATGCTGGGGCACGCGGACCTGTCCACGACGCAGATCTATACCCACGTCAACAGCGCTCGACTGCGCTCCGTCTACGACGAGTTCCATCCGCGCAGCGATGTGTTCGTCCCCAAGGCCAAGAAGCAGCGGGCGGGTTCCTAG
- a CDS encoding DUF4388 domain-containing protein, whose product MESFKGSLASYRLQLVTPPLFSTPGVEGTLRVERGATQRCFLVKDGFLVSESSNDPREHLAQVLVNLRILDAPRAAAAFEAAEGANMPYGTFLVQRCFVELPRLIEAMEHKAREALFDCYGWESGEVEFTPKLPPASRAVGLKLSLSTLHRDAVTRLREWSVFREVFPHLDATFRVFREFAVETYSEEEDKLLELAASGATLGEMLATAKEAPLFAARWILHLYRRGALAPRVPKGPRLGEAAELADLLNLVKGFLEKGKYDHAVALAAQVLERGPVPEAHALYREAEVRLTLALSDELFALDGRLVFEPIPRPTPPQLTADDLYLYSKLRGSRSIRQALRTAAMGELAASRSVHRLMASGLIRVAPLPDAESPAESRRTSTDPFGLPALKLGM is encoded by the coding sequence ATGGAGTCTTTCAAGGGAAGTCTCGCCAGCTATCGCCTGCAATTGGTGACGCCCCCGCTCTTCTCGACGCCCGGTGTGGAGGGCACGTTGAGGGTGGAGCGAGGTGCCACCCAGCGCTGCTTCCTGGTGAAGGACGGCTTCCTGGTGAGCGAGAGCTCGAATGACCCGCGCGAGCACCTGGCGCAGGTGTTGGTGAACCTGCGCATCCTCGACGCCCCCCGAGCCGCCGCGGCCTTCGAGGCGGCCGAGGGCGCGAACATGCCCTACGGCACGTTCCTGGTTCAGCGCTGCTTCGTGGAGCTGCCACGGCTCATCGAGGCCATGGAGCACAAGGCCCGTGAGGCGCTCTTCGACTGCTACGGCTGGGAGTCCGGCGAGGTGGAGTTCACCCCCAAGCTGCCGCCGGCGTCGCGAGCGGTGGGCCTGAAGCTGTCGCTGTCGACACTCCACCGCGACGCGGTGACGCGACTGCGCGAGTGGTCTGTGTTCCGCGAGGTCTTCCCGCATCTGGACGCCACGTTCCGAGTGTTCCGCGAGTTCGCCGTGGAGACGTACTCCGAGGAGGAGGACAAGCTCCTGGAGCTGGCCGCGAGCGGCGCCACGCTCGGTGAGATGCTGGCCACCGCCAAGGAGGCCCCCCTGTTCGCCGCGCGGTGGATCCTCCACCTGTACCGTCGAGGCGCGCTGGCGCCCCGAGTGCCCAAGGGCCCCAGGCTCGGTGAAGCCGCGGAGCTGGCCGACCTCTTGAACCTGGTGAAGGGCTTCCTCGAGAAGGGCAAGTATGACCACGCGGTCGCCCTGGCGGCGCAGGTGCTGGAGCGAGGCCCCGTGCCGGAGGCCCACGCCCTGTATCGAGAGGCCGAGGTGCGCCTGACGCTGGCGCTCAGTGACGAGCTCTTCGCCCTGGACGGAAGGCTCGTCTTCGAGCCCATCCCCCGCCCCACCCCGCCACAGCTCACGGCGGATGACCTCTACCTGTACTCGAAGCTGCGAGGCAGCCGGAGCATCCGCCAGGCGCTGCGCACCGCCGCCATGGGAGAGCTGGCCGCGTCGCGCTCGGTCCACCGACTGATGGCCTCGGGACTGATTCGGGTCGCCCCGCTGCCCGACGCGGAGTCCCCCGCCGAGTCGCGACGCACCAGCACGGACCCCTTCGGACTCCCCGCCCTCAAGCTCGGGATGTGA
- the trpS gene encoding tryptophan--tRNA ligase — MRTLSGVQSSGKLHIGNYYGAIRQFVQLQDESEAYYFIANLHALTTVRDPKLALELTREAAVAYLALGVDPKKAVLFRQSDVREVLELYWILGTVVPHSNLERAHSYKEKVAKGISPDFGLFAYPVLMAADILLYSADAVPVGKDQIQHVEFARDWAVKFNTEYVPGYDPADPEGKERGHAPGLLKLPSARIQESTQTVPGVDGKKMSKSYGNTIELFADEKEIKKRIMSIKTDSTPVDAPKPVPTGKPEDTSIASEVPLYDLLKLLLPESEFKDVDASWRAGGKGYGDYKKKLLEAYHATFGPARQRHAELVNDPAELERILKDGADRARAEATRLMDKIRRAVGIP; from the coding sequence ATGCGGACCCTCTCAGGCGTGCAGTCTTCTGGAAAGCTGCACATCGGCAACTACTACGGCGCCATTCGCCAGTTCGTCCAACTGCAGGACGAGAGCGAGGCCTACTACTTCATCGCCAACCTCCACGCGCTCACCACCGTTCGCGACCCCAAGCTCGCGCTGGAGCTCACGCGCGAGGCCGCGGTGGCGTACCTGGCGCTGGGGGTGGACCCCAAGAAGGCCGTGCTCTTCCGCCAGAGCGACGTGCGCGAGGTGCTCGAGCTCTACTGGATCCTGGGCACCGTGGTGCCCCACTCGAACCTGGAGCGGGCCCACAGCTACAAGGAGAAGGTCGCCAAGGGCATCAGCCCGGACTTCGGCCTCTTCGCCTACCCGGTGCTGATGGCCGCGGACATCCTGCTCTACAGCGCGGACGCCGTCCCCGTGGGCAAGGACCAGATTCAGCACGTCGAGTTCGCCCGCGACTGGGCCGTGAAGTTCAACACCGAATACGTGCCGGGCTATGACCCCGCGGACCCGGAGGGCAAGGAGCGGGGCCACGCGCCCGGCCTCCTCAAGCTCCCCTCCGCGCGCATCCAGGAGTCCACCCAGACGGTGCCCGGCGTCGACGGCAAGAAGATGTCCAAGTCGTACGGGAACACCATCGAGCTGTTCGCGGACGAGAAGGAGATCAAGAAGCGCATCATGTCCATCAAGACGGACTCGACCCCCGTCGATGCGCCCAAGCCCGTGCCCACGGGCAAGCCCGAAGACACGTCCATCGCCAGCGAGGTCCCCCTCTACGACCTGCTCAAGCTCCTGCTGCCCGAGTCGGAGTTCAAGGACGTGGACGCCAGCTGGAGGGCGGGCGGGAAGGGGTACGGCGACTACAAGAAGAAGCTCCTGGAGGCCTACCACGCGACCTTCGGTCCGGCCCGCCAGCGCCACGCCGAGCTGGTGAACGACCCGGCGGAGCTGGAGCGCATCCTCAAGGACGGCGCCGACCGGGCCCGCGCCGAGGCGACTCGTTTGATGGACAAGATTCGCCGCGCCGTCGGAATTCCGTGA
- a CDS encoding segregation and condensation protein A, whose amino-acid sequence MSDGRPTSADEGLREGELPRTPGDAFRIALPNFEGPLDLLLHLIKEHRVDIFDIPLALITEKYLEHLERMREINLDIAGEFLVMASTLAHLKSRMLLPRQDAVAVPEGGEALAAVEEPDDPRAELVRRLLEYQKYKDAAEHMAKQDILGRDVFARSVPVEAVPIPEEEVGLQEFSVLKLVEALDRVLERLQPKHQHEVVREKVTLSEAILRIADRLRPTGQVLFESLFSEEETPTRQEIVVTFLAILEMVKRRLIRVVQDEPLGPLLLLPNGDALEQLAPKEVDESDYR is encoded by the coding sequence TTGAGTGACGGCCGCCCCACCTCGGCCGACGAGGGCCTCCGCGAAGGCGAGCTCCCCAGGACTCCTGGGGACGCCTTCCGCATCGCGCTGCCCAACTTCGAGGGTCCGCTCGACCTGTTGCTCCATCTCATCAAGGAGCACCGGGTCGACATCTTCGACATCCCCCTGGCGCTCATCACCGAGAAGTACCTGGAGCACCTGGAGCGGATGCGGGAGATCAACCTGGACATCGCCGGGGAGTTCCTGGTGATGGCGTCCACGTTGGCCCACCTCAAGAGCCGCATGCTGCTGCCCCGCCAGGACGCGGTGGCGGTGCCCGAGGGCGGCGAAGCCCTGGCGGCGGTGGAGGAGCCGGATGACCCTCGCGCGGAGCTGGTCCGCCGGCTGCTCGAGTACCAGAAGTACAAGGACGCCGCCGAGCACATGGCCAAGCAGGACATCCTCGGCCGGGATGTCTTCGCCCGCAGCGTGCCGGTGGAGGCGGTGCCCATCCCCGAGGAGGAGGTGGGACTCCAGGAGTTCAGCGTCCTCAAGCTCGTGGAGGCCCTGGACCGCGTCCTGGAGCGCCTGCAGCCCAAGCACCAGCACGAGGTGGTGCGCGAGAAGGTGACCCTGTCCGAGGCCATCCTCCGCATCGCGGACCGTTTGCGCCCCACCGGTCAGGTGCTCTTCGAGAGCCTGTTCTCCGAGGAGGAGACGCCGACCCGCCAGGAGATCGTCGTCACCTTCCTGGCCATCCTGGAGATGGTGAAACGGCGCCTCATTCGTGTGGTACAGGACGAGCCGCTCGGCCCCCTGTTGCTGTTGCCCAACGGGGACGCCCTGGAGCAGTTGGCTCCCAAGGAGGTTGACGAGAGTGACTACCGGTAG
- the scpB gene encoding SMC-Scp complex subunit ScpB, whose translation MTTGRKGPRKPESDVDTEGASGGPSPFSEEELAAVTGPGPADELDEFEAAAIEEDSDNTPDLETSFEKLVSKSRKLSQDRVRTVLESVLFVAERPLSVDELYQATGIERELIAEALNQITGSHRDGISGIVLYEVAGGWQFRTDPHSGEYVRRYLRVKPQRLTRAAVETLAIIAYRQPVTRPELEDIRGVDCGAVLKALIDRKLVKILGKREEVGRPILYGTTREFLEFFALKDLSALPTLREFHELTQEHREIVEKEVRPAPVAAGTVEALSDPGFTKRMEKSAAASEAALEDLEEAMEAADRTQKASSSVLDTPPKPETGAEGPKPE comes from the coding sequence GTGACTACCGGTAGGAAGGGCCCGCGAAAGCCGGAGAGCGACGTCGACACCGAAGGCGCGTCCGGAGGCCCGAGTCCCTTCTCCGAGGAGGAGCTCGCCGCGGTCACCGGCCCCGGTCCCGCAGACGAGCTGGACGAGTTCGAGGCCGCCGCCATCGAGGAGGACTCGGACAACACGCCCGACCTGGAGACGTCCTTCGAGAAGCTCGTCTCGAAGAGCCGCAAGCTGTCCCAGGACCGCGTCCGGACCGTGCTGGAGAGCGTGCTCTTCGTCGCCGAGCGGCCCCTGTCGGTGGACGAGCTGTACCAGGCGACCGGCATCGAGCGGGAGCTCATCGCCGAGGCCCTCAATCAAATCACCGGCAGCCACCGGGACGGCATCAGCGGCATCGTCCTGTACGAGGTGGCCGGGGGGTGGCAGTTCCGCACGGACCCTCACTCGGGTGAGTACGTGCGGCGGTACTTGCGCGTGAAGCCTCAGCGGCTCACCCGCGCCGCGGTGGAGACCCTGGCCATCATCGCCTACCGGCAGCCGGTGACCCGGCCGGAGCTGGAAGATATCCGCGGCGTGGATTGCGGCGCCGTCCTCAAGGCGTTGATTGACCGCAAGTTGGTGAAGATTCTCGGCAAGCGCGAGGAGGTGGGTCGCCCCATCCTCTACGGCACCACGCGTGAATTCCTGGAATTCTTTGCCTTGAAGGACCTGTCAGCGCTGCCCACGCTGCGGGAGTTCCACGAGTTGACGCAGGAGCATCGCGAAATCGTGGAGAAAGAAGTACGACCCGCGCCGGTTGCGGCGGGAACCGTGGAGGCCCTGTCGGATCCAGGGTTCACGAAGCGGATGGAAAAGAGCGCGGCTGCGAGTGAGGCCGCGCTAGAGGACCTGGAAGAAGCCATGGAGGCGGCTGACCGGACACAGAAGGCCAGCTCCAGCGTCCTGGACACGCCCCCGAAGCCCGAGACGGGCGCCGAGGGGCCGAAGCCCGAGTAA
- a CDS encoding pseudouridine synthase encodes MAAERLQKYLARAGVASRRHAEELITAGRVAVNNTTVTELGSRVEPGTDLVSVDGQLVTPPDETSYFLLYKPVGVVTTLSDPQGRPTVANYLEETGKRLFPVGRLDYDAEGALLFTDDGALAHKLTHPSFQVPRTYLAKVKGEPDVATLDKLRGGVRLEDGMATPVSVGVFESAEKNTWLKIVVAEGRPHLIKRLCAAVGHPVVRLFRPAYAGVGVEGLRPGELRPLKKTEVDLLNQVADGTTQPPAATLRLPPRRHGRAAPGMDETDEDELSMDDDVPAPRAAARKSAPRTDGGKWKPVVDGGSKLARFGRPKTAGAGRDEGDRPARRERSEGAGRPARAGAGERSRFARGADGEGRPARKSFGAGGGDRPARKAWGAGGDDARGGDRPARKPFGAGGDRPMRKSFGAGGDDARGGDRPARKPFGAGGDRPMRKSFGAGGDRPMRKSFGAGGDDARGGDRPARKPFGAGGDRPMRKSFGAGGDDARGGDRPARKPFGAGGDRPMRKSFGAGGDDARGGDRPARKSWGAGDGDRPARKPFGAGGGDRPARKPFGAGGEDRPARKSWGAGDGDRPARKPFGAGGGDRPARKPFGAGGEDRPARKAWGAGDGDRPARKPFGAGGGDRPARKPFGAGGGDRPARREWSGGGEDRPARKSWGSSDESGRGAPRRGMELVGLGPLRWCWPG; translated from the coding sequence ATGGCGGCCGAAAGACTACAGAAGTACCTGGCCCGCGCGGGAGTCGCTTCGCGCCGGCATGCAGAAGAGCTGATCACCGCGGGCCGCGTGGCGGTGAACAACACGACGGTGACGGAGCTGGGAAGCCGAGTGGAGCCGGGCACGGACCTGGTGTCGGTGGACGGCCAGCTCGTCACGCCGCCCGATGAGACTTCCTACTTCCTGCTCTACAAGCCCGTGGGCGTCGTGACGACGCTGTCGGACCCGCAGGGACGGCCCACGGTGGCCAACTACCTCGAGGAGACGGGCAAGCGCCTCTTCCCGGTGGGCCGGCTGGACTACGACGCCGAAGGAGCGCTGCTCTTCACGGATGATGGGGCGCTCGCGCACAAGCTGACGCACCCGAGCTTCCAGGTTCCTCGCACGTATCTGGCGAAGGTGAAGGGCGAGCCGGACGTGGCCACGCTGGACAAGCTGCGCGGTGGCGTGCGGCTGGAAGACGGCATGGCGACGCCGGTGTCCGTGGGGGTGTTCGAGTCCGCCGAGAAGAACACGTGGTTGAAGATCGTGGTCGCGGAGGGACGTCCGCACCTCATCAAGCGGCTGTGCGCGGCGGTGGGGCACCCCGTGGTGCGCCTGTTCCGTCCGGCCTACGCCGGGGTGGGGGTGGAGGGGTTGCGGCCGGGAGAGCTGCGCCCGCTGAAGAAGACCGAGGTCGACCTGCTGAACCAGGTGGCCGATGGGACGACGCAGCCGCCGGCCGCGACGCTGCGGTTGCCTCCGCGGCGCCATGGGCGCGCGGCACCAGGGATGGACGAGACGGACGAGGACGAGCTTTCGATGGATGATGATGTTCCGGCGCCTCGTGCGGCGGCGCGCAAGAGTGCGCCTCGTACGGATGGTGGGAAGTGGAAGCCAGTGGTGGATGGGGGCTCCAAGCTCGCGCGCTTCGGTCGTCCGAAGACGGCGGGGGCGGGTCGCGATGAGGGTGACCGCCCGGCACGTCGTGAGCGGAGCGAGGGCGCTGGCCGTCCCGCGCGTGCGGGAGCGGGGGAGCGTTCGCGGTTCGCCCGTGGCGCGGATGGCGAGGGTCGTCCCGCGCGGAAGTCCTTCGGCGCTGGCGGCGGAGACCGCCCTGCTCGGAAGGCGTGGGGTGCTGGGGGTGACGACGCCCGTGGCGGAGATCGTCCCGCGCGCAAGCCCTTCGGCGCGGGCGGTGATCGCCCCATGCGGAAGTCCTTCGGTGCTGGCGGCGATGATGCCCGCGGCGGGGACCGTCCGGCCCGGAAGCCCTTCGGCGCGGGTGGTGATCGCCCCATGCGGAAGTCCTTCGGCGCGGGCGGTGATCGCCCCATGCGGAAGTCCTTCGGCGCGGGCGGCGATGATGCCCGCGGCGGGGACCGTCCGGCTCGGAAGCCCTTCGGCGCTGGCGGTGATCGCCCCATGCGGAAGTCCTTCGGCGCTGGCGGCGATGATGCCCGCGGCGGGGACCGTCCGGCTCGGAAGCCCTTCGGCGCTGGCGGTGATCGCCCCATGCGGAAGTCCTTCGGCGCGGGCGGCGATGATGCCCGTGGCGGAGACCGTCCGGCTCGCAAGTCGTGGGGCGCTGGCGATGGAGACCGTCCGGCCCGGAAGCCCTTCGGTGCGGGTGGTGGAGACCGTCCCGCGCGCAAGCCCTTCGGTGCCGGCGGTGAAGACCGTCCGGCTCGCAAGTCGTGGGGCGCTGGCGATGGAGACCGTCCGGCCCGGAAGCCCTTCGGTGCGGGTGGTGGAGACCGTCCCGCGCGCAAGCCCTTCGGTGCTGGCGGTGAAGACCGTCCGGCCCGGAAGGCCTGGGGCGCTGGCGATGGAGACCGTCCGGCCCGGAAGCCCTTCGGTGCTGGTGGCGGAGATCGTCCCGCGCGCAAGCCCTTCGGTGCTGGCGGCGGAGACCGTCCGGCGCGTCGGGAGTGGAGCGGTGGTGGCGAAGACCGTCCCGCTCGCAAGTCCTGGGGCTCGTCCGACGAGTCCGGCCGTGGCGCTCCTCGGCGTGGCATGGAGCTCGTCGGGCTCGGGCCGCTTCGGTGGTGCTGGCCGGGGTGA
- a CDS encoding HEAT repeat domain-containing protein produces the protein MRTGARPFILMLALVVGCNGSRDQLLADLQSPRPEVRALAVKKLAGQNNADDLILFTRAAKDLAAIVRAEAAVALGESQDPRVVDLLGELLEDSDEEVQGRAAMALSKVKNDKAKAYLMLQYGRRGRTTRQVIVQALKNANVPGAMAEVVAAEAKSQWDRNLLTLSEGELPERVGAAEELGKSGRPEAVNRLLPLVRDSQVVLAAAAVRGLGDAGDKRAVGAIALLLDESFPELRESAITALMKLQDPAVAPRLQAVALEKSAVSPQALDAIVSFPRTPETDAALCAVALDGAPADALVAAQAMRSRGGCPADPIGERLSRVTTAANGLQAVMGLGPSAQALLPKVTPWLQQNDAALRLLAVDAVASVGDASVIPLLQKLLEQESKGLEALRTDWVVQKLPEAYGAEFDPSGSASSLPTGAPKDERAARHATLFDRVKALNAQRARDSGRPVVKPRAPTELFDDVEPARLVPLATVLRALAMLRAPGALELLKGYSQDSSLPLRTAALQGLARLGAEGVAVAREGLLEPERDLQKALAISLVDGGEVGVAALVELLPKMGSEKLLVLDALTRSTAVPASASPVLQAVVKDGGPEAALAAVLLARIQAKDAVPTLIKALDETNTVARRDVLLALGTLGDAQAADVVSRDLFHDLPEIRAAAATALKRMGATTQTESLDALRSDYYRTVRDAAGAALAKGGTASEGAR, from the coding sequence ATGCGAACCGGCGCGCGCCCTTTCATCCTCATGCTGGCCCTGGTCGTCGGTTGCAATGGCAGCCGGGACCAGCTCCTCGCAGACCTTCAGAGTCCTCGTCCGGAGGTCCGCGCCCTGGCGGTGAAGAAGCTCGCCGGGCAGAACAATGCGGACGACCTGATCCTCTTCACGCGCGCGGCCAAGGACCTGGCCGCCATCGTCCGCGCCGAGGCCGCGGTCGCCCTCGGCGAGAGCCAGGACCCTCGCGTGGTGGACCTCCTGGGCGAGCTGCTCGAGGACTCCGATGAGGAAGTCCAGGGCCGCGCCGCCATGGCGCTCTCCAAGGTCAAGAACGACAAGGCCAAGGCCTACCTCATGCTGCAGTACGGGCGTCGTGGCCGCACCACCCGTCAGGTCATCGTCCAGGCGCTGAAGAACGCCAACGTGCCCGGCGCCATGGCGGAGGTCGTCGCCGCCGAGGCCAAGTCCCAGTGGGACCGCAACCTCCTGACCCTCTCCGAGGGCGAGCTCCCCGAGCGCGTCGGCGCCGCCGAGGAGCTGGGCAAGAGCGGACGCCCCGAAGCCGTCAATCGCCTGCTGCCACTCGTCCGAGACAGCCAGGTCGTCCTCGCCGCCGCGGCTGTGCGGGGGCTGGGGGACGCCGGTGACAAGCGCGCGGTGGGCGCCATCGCGCTCCTGCTCGACGAGAGCTTCCCGGAGCTGCGCGAGTCCGCCATCACCGCGCTGATGAAGCTGCAGGACCCCGCCGTCGCGCCGCGCCTCCAGGCCGTCGCGCTGGAGAAGAGCGCGGTGAGCCCTCAGGCCCTCGACGCCATCGTGTCCTTCCCCCGCACCCCGGAGACCGACGCCGCGCTCTGTGCCGTCGCGCTCGATGGCGCCCCGGCGGATGCGCTCGTGGCGGCCCAGGCCATGCGCTCGCGAGGCGGCTGCCCGGCGGACCCCATTGGCGAGCGGCTCTCCCGCGTCACCACCGCCGCCAACGGTCTGCAGGCCGTCATGGGCCTGGGGCCCTCCGCGCAGGCGCTGCTGCCCAAGGTGACGCCGTGGCTTCAGCAGAACGATGCCGCCCTGCGGCTGCTCGCGGTGGACGCCGTGGCATCCGTGGGTGACGCATCCGTCATCCCGCTGCTGCAGAAGCTCCTCGAGCAGGAGTCCAAGGGGCTCGAGGCGCTGCGCACGGACTGGGTCGTCCAGAAGCTCCCCGAGGCGTATGGCGCGGAGTTCGACCCCTCCGGCTCGGCGTCGTCCCTGCCCACCGGGGCGCCCAAGGACGAGCGGGCCGCGCGCCATGCGACCTTGTTCGACCGGGTCAAGGCCCTCAACGCGCAGCGCGCCCGTGACTCTGGCCGTCCCGTGGTCAAGCCGCGCGCGCCCACGGAGCTGTTCGACGACGTGGAGCCCGCGCGCCTCGTCCCGCTGGCCACCGTGCTGCGCGCACTGGCGATGTTGCGCGCGCCCGGGGCGCTGGAGCTGCTCAAGGGCTACAGCCAGGACTCGAGCCTCCCCCTGCGCACGGCCGCGCTCCAGGGGCTGGCCCGCCTGGGCGCGGAGGGGGTGGCGGTGGCGCGAGAAGGACTGCTCGAGCCCGAGCGCGACCTCCAGAAGGCGCTGGCGATCTCGCTCGTGGACGGAGGAGAGGTGGGGGTGGCCGCGCTGGTGGAGCTGCTCCCGAAGATGGGGAGCGAGAAGCTCCTCGTGCTGGATGCGCTGACCCGGAGCACGGCGGTGCCCGCGTCGGCCTCCCCTGTGCTTCAGGCGGTGGTGAAGGATGGAGGGCCGGAGGCGGCGCTCGCGGCGGTGTTGCTGGCGCGCATCCAGGCGAAGGACGCGGTGCCCACGCTCATCAAGGCGCTGGACGAGACGAACACTGTCGCTCGGCGCGATGTGTTGTTGGCGCTCGGGACCTTGGGAGACGCGCAGGCCGCCGACGTGGTGTCGCGAGACCTCTTCCACGACCTGCCGGAGATTCGCGCGGCGGCGGCCACGGCGCTCAAGCGCATGGGGGCGACGACGCAGACCGAGTCGCTCGACGCGCTCCGGAGCGACTACTACCGCACCGTGCGCGACGCGGCGGGCGCGGCGCTCGCGAAGGGGGGCACGGCTTCGGAGGGTGCCCGGTAA